In the Brassica napus cultivar Da-Ae chromosome A7, Da-Ae, whole genome shotgun sequence genome, one interval contains:
- the LOC106364450 gene encoding transcription factor PRE6 yields MSSRRSSRSRQSGSSRISDDQISDLVTKLQHLIPELRRRRSDKVSASKVLQETCNYIRNLHREVDDLSDRLSEFLASTDDYSAEAAIIRSLLDY; encoded by the exons ATGTCGAGCAGAAGATCATCACGTTCAAGACAGTCCGGGAGCTCAAGAATCTCTGACGATCAAATTTCCGATCTTGTTACCAAGCTTCAACACCTCATCCCTGAACTCCGCCGCCGCCGTTCTGACAAg GTGTCAGCATCTAAAGTACTACAAGAGACTTGCAACTACATCAGGAACTTACACAGAGAGGTTGATGATCTCAGTGACCGATTGTCCGAATTTTTGGCTTCCACGGACGACTACAGCGCCGAAGCAGCCATCATTAGGAGCTTGCTTGATTATTAA